The following coding sequences are from one Nonlabens arenilitoris window:
- a CDS encoding Rossmann-like and DUF2520 domain-containing protein — protein sequence MMEIIVIGTGNLGFNLCKAIENQYVIKDSAFAKAKCKNVKNTLKLIGYYNTSATRLASLQAPLLDSITSLPKADLIIIATPDDYITSVSNSLNTDAIVAHTSGSVDLQAVSNRNNYGVFYIPQSFSKSREMNFEELPVCLEYNNDIAQKGLETLGNCLSSKVTYLDSEQRRRLHIAAVYMNNFVNHCYTKADEILSDANIDASLLYPLMNETLAKAQELSPYEAQTGPARRNDVQTITKHLEALKTNDRAMYDAITNSIKNTYGN from the coding sequence ATGATGGAGATAATTGTAATCGGTACTGGTAACCTGGGCTTCAACCTATGTAAGGCTATTGAAAATCAGTATGTTATTAAGGATTCCGCTTTCGCGAAAGCGAAATGTAAGAACGTTAAAAATACCCTAAAATTAATAGGTTACTACAACACTAGTGCTACACGATTAGCTAGCTTACAGGCACCACTACTCGACTCTATCACATCCTTACCTAAAGCAGATCTTATAATTATCGCTACACCAGATGATTACATCACTAGTGTTAGTAATTCTCTTAATACTGATGCGATTGTCGCTCACACTAGCGGTAGTGTCGATTTACAGGCGGTTTCAAATCGTAACAACTATGGAGTATTTTATATTCCCCAAAGCTTTAGTAAGTCTAGAGAAATGAATTTTGAAGAGTTGCCTGTCTGTCTAGAATACAATAATGATATAGCACAGAAAGGATTAGAAACATTGGGTAATTGCTTGTCTAGTAAGGTTACTTATCTAGATTCAGAACAGCGTAGACGATTACATATTGCAGCAGTTTATATGAACAATTTTGTTAATCATTGTTATACTAAAGCTGACGAAATATTAAGTGATGCAAATATTGATGCCTCTTTACTATATCCATTGATGAATGAAACTCTTGCTAAAGCTCAAGAACTAAGTCCTTATGAGGCACAAACCGGTCCTGCTAGACGTAATGATGTGCAGACAATCACAAAACACCTCGAGGCATTAAAAACTAATGATCGCGCTATGTATGACGCGATAACAAATTCAATAAAAAACACTTATGGCAACTAG
- a CDS encoding KdsC family phosphatase: protein MATSYKELLHEITTFFFDVDGVLTDGRMLISESGELLRTMNAKDGYAIKTALQQGFNICIITGGRNNGVKSRLEGLGVKDVFLDAHDKMKYLHQYAAAHDLKPEQMLYMGDDMPDIEAIEFVGLGTCPQDAIAEVKAVSDYISHKYGGDGCVRDVIEQVLKVQGKWNVAGGKNIQSS, encoded by the coding sequence ATGGCAACTAGTTATAAAGAATTATTACACGAGATCACTACTTTTTTCTTTGATGTAGATGGCGTTCTCACCGATGGCAGAATGTTAATATCAGAAAGTGGCGAGTTATTAAGAACGATGAATGCCAAAGATGGTTATGCCATAAAAACTGCTCTACAGCAAGGTTTTAATATTTGTATTATTACTGGTGGCCGTAATAATGGAGTAAAGTCAAGATTAGAAGGACTAGGCGTTAAAGATGTATTTCTGGATGCGCATGATAAGATGAAGTACCTTCATCAATATGCTGCTGCACATGATTTAAAGCCTGAACAAATGCTTTATATGGGAGATGACATGCCAGATATTGAGGCTATCGAGTTTGTAGGTCTAGGAACCTGTCCACAAGATGCCATTGCCGAAGTTAAGGCCGTAAGCGATTATATATCACACAAGTATGGTGGTGATGGTTGTGTGCGTGATGTTATCGAGCAGGTTCTTAAAGTACAAGGTAAATGGAATGTGGCTGGTGGAAAGAATATTCAATCATCTTAA
- a CDS encoding geranylgeranylglycerol-phosphate geranylgeranyltransferase has translation MLTFFKLIRWPNVLMTILTQLVIVYAILNPSGVDIALNWWQLTLLILSTALLTAGGNVINDIQDVEIDKVNKPEKVLVGKVISENNAFTIYGVLTIIAVIAGFALSNSLDKPIMATVFVFVAFILYIYATTLKSMLLIGNLIISLLVGLVIMITGIFELYPVITPVNQGAQQVMLKILFDFAIGAFLINLAREWVKDCEDINGDHSGGRNTLAIAIGRIRAARVTSIFLLGVIALFVWYIYNYLYQNQIALFYFVFIIIAPLMYVMLRLWGSEKTAQFKLLSMILKIVLFAGICSMAVISLTV, from the coding sequence ATGCTTACATTTTTTAAATTAATTCGCTGGCCTAATGTTTTGATGACCATACTTACACAGTTGGTCATCGTGTATGCTATTTTAAATCCATCTGGTGTTGATATCGCGTTAAACTGGTGGCAACTTACATTACTTATTCTATCGACCGCATTATTAACTGCTGGTGGTAATGTTATTAATGATATACAAGATGTAGAAATCGACAAAGTCAATAAACCTGAAAAAGTTCTAGTAGGCAAAGTAATTAGCGAGAATAATGCGTTTACCATTTATGGTGTATTAACGATTATAGCTGTTATTGCCGGTTTTGCTCTTTCAAACAGTCTTGACAAACCTATCATGGCTACTGTCTTTGTATTTGTAGCTTTTATACTTTATATCTATGCTACCACTTTAAAAAGTATGCTTCTAATAGGAAACCTGATAATTTCCTTACTTGTTGGATTAGTAATTATGATAACTGGAATTTTTGAATTGTATCCAGTGATAACACCTGTCAATCAAGGCGCTCAACAGGTGATGTTGAAAATTTTATTTGATTTTGCAATAGGTGCATTTCTTATTAACCTAGCCCGTGAATGGGTAAAAGATTGCGAGGATATAAATGGAGATCATTCTGGTGGTAGAAATACGCTTGCAATTGCCATAGGCAGGATAAGAGCTGCACGAGTTACAAGTATTTTTCTATTAGGCGTTATAGCCTTATTTGTTTGGTACATCTATAATTACCTTTATCAAAATCAAATAGCACTATTCTACTTTGTATTTATCATTATCGCACCACTTATGTATGTGATGTTAAGGTTATGGGGTTCTGAAAAAACAGCCCAATTCAAACTGTTGAGTATGATTCTTAAAATCGTATTATTTGCCGGAATATGTTCCATGGCGGTCATCTCCCTAACTGTATAA
- a CDS encoding Maf family nucleotide pyrophosphatase, translated as MLQEKFKNTEIILASQSPRRQELLKGLNIDFKIQTRPVNEVYSNELKGAQITDYLSVLKADAFKNDLKDDQLLITSDTIVWFNDAPLEKPKNDQHAIDMISSMSGQVHEVFTSVCFTSTSKQTVINDCTKVHFAELTLEEIEYYVKTYQPMDKAGAYGIQDWLGYAAVTRLEGCYYNVMGLPLPKVYGFLKNY; from the coding sequence ATGCTTCAAGAAAAATTTAAGAATACCGAAATCATTCTAGCGTCTCAATCACCGCGTAGACAAGAGCTATTAAAAGGTCTAAATATTGACTTTAAAATACAAACTAGACCTGTAAATGAAGTATATTCTAATGAATTAAAAGGCGCACAAATAACTGATTATCTATCAGTTTTGAAAGCCGACGCCTTCAAAAATGATTTAAAAGATGATCAACTACTAATCACAAGTGATACCATCGTTTGGTTTAATGATGCACCGCTGGAAAAACCTAAAAATGATCAGCATGCTATCGATATGATTAGCTCAATGAGTGGTCAAGTACATGAAGTATTTACATCAGTTTGCTTTACTTCTACTTCAAAACAAACCGTGATCAATGATTGTACTAAAGTGCATTTTGCCGAATTGACTTTAGAAGAGATTGAATACTACGTTAAAACATACCAACCTATGGATAAAGCCGGTGCATATGGTATTCAAGACTGGTTAGGCTATGCAGCGGTTACCAGGCTTGAAGGTTGTTATTATAATGTTATGGGATTGCCGCTGCCTAAGGTATATGGGTTTTTAAAGAATTATTAA
- a CDS encoding SDR family oxidoreductase produces MVTSSSKGIGKEVALLLAKNGAEVVINYHSNEDAANKTVEEIHHLGSNAIAIQADVSVKADFTRLFDTAIETYGKVDVLINNAGIMINKHVKDYTEDDFQAILNVNLKGVFNGLQEADENSADNGNIINFSSSTVKMMLPTYGLYSASKAAVEQLTRVFSKEVGRGISVNSIAPGPTETELFLEEKSEDFIENLKRMSAFNRIAVPIDIAKVVLFLASDDSKWISGQVVLANGAII; encoded by the coding sequence ATTGTTACCAGTTCTTCCAAAGGAATAGGTAAAGAAGTTGCTCTTCTACTCGCTAAAAATGGTGCAGAAGTAGTAATCAATTATCATTCAAATGAAGACGCCGCAAATAAAACAGTAGAAGAAATACATCATCTAGGCAGTAATGCCATAGCAATTCAGGCAGATGTTAGCGTTAAAGCTGATTTCACTAGATTATTTGATACTGCAATAGAGACCTATGGTAAAGTCGATGTACTTATTAATAATGCTGGTATTATGATCAATAAGCATGTTAAGGATTATACCGAAGATGATTTTCAAGCTATTTTAAATGTCAACCTTAAAGGAGTTTTTAATGGTCTTCAAGAAGCTGATGAAAATTCAGCAGATAACGGTAATATCATTAATTTCTCTTCTAGCACCGTAAAAATGATGTTACCTACTTATGGATTATACTCTGCATCTAAAGCAGCTGTAGAACAATTAACTCGAGTTTTTTCTAAAGAAGTAGGTCGTGGTATTTCAGTTAATTCAATTGCTCCAGGCCCTACAGAAACAGAATTGTTTTTAGAAGAAAAATCAGAAGACTTTATTGAAAATCTTAAAAGAATGTCTGCCTTTAATCGCATTGCAGTTCCAATAGATATCGCAAAAGTGGTTTTATTTCTCGCCAGCGACGATTCAAAATGGATATCTGGTCAGGTCGTTTTAGCAAACGGCGCCATCATTTAA
- a CDS encoding DoxX family protein, with protein MKNKYLTYLLMRLIIGISMLGHGLVRIPKIEAFSNGMAAKFSESIIPAFMVEPFGYFLTIAEFLLGFLIIIGLFTRQALTGSIITMCLLVLGSTMIENWTVINSQLIHAAVFAFLLWNIDYNNNSVDHIIKSKN; from the coding sequence ATGAAAAATAAATATCTTACGTATTTACTAATGCGTCTTATAATAGGAATTAGTATGCTAGGTCACGGATTAGTACGTATTCCTAAAATTGAGGCTTTCAGTAATGGAATGGCTGCAAAATTTAGTGAATCTATCATCCCTGCATTTATGGTAGAACCTTTTGGTTATTTTCTAACTATAGCCGAGTTTCTGTTGGGCTTCTTAATAATCATAGGCTTATTTACTAGACAAGCGTTAACAGGTAGTATTATCACAATGTGTTTATTAGTACTAGGTAGCACCATGATTGAAAACTGGACCGTGATTAACTCACAGCTTATTCATGCTGCTGTTTTTGCATTTCTATTATGGAATATTGATTATAATAACAATTCTGTAGACCATATCATTAAAAGTAAAAACTAA
- a CDS encoding DUF6503 family protein produces the protein MKQLLTITFIATLLFTGCKKKQESAVSSKNLINISNTEPIFMNDAHQLVYEMVQKVGNHDQLLKKQNVVYSYTYETPDGKIDQSIEMYQFKGELSQGTYIKHERTFPDLTGTIIQGYDGTNYWLNHNNNNIIDEQRLKRVAFNRPTNYYWFTMMPKLLDPGINYEYVKEETINNNTYDIVKVSFESADNSPKDIYQLYINRDTKLVDQFLFTVADFNKMKPSLMQMEYENIDGLLIPTKRKYKASDWQATITDAPWIHVNWTNIKFNNDINDQDFQNKAI, from the coding sequence ATGAAACAACTACTTACCATAACTTTTATCGCTACTTTACTATTTACAGGTTGTAAAAAGAAACAAGAATCAGCCGTTTCTAGTAAAAATCTAATAAATATTTCCAATACAGAGCCTATTTTTATGAATGATGCTCATCAATTAGTATACGAGATGGTTCAAAAAGTTGGTAATCATGATCAACTTCTAAAGAAACAGAATGTTGTCTATAGCTATACCTATGAAACACCTGATGGGAAGATAGACCAGTCCATTGAAATGTATCAATTTAAAGGCGAACTTTCTCAAGGAACCTATATTAAACATGAACGCACTTTCCCTGATTTAACTGGAACTATTATACAAGGATACGATGGAACTAACTACTGGCTCAATCATAATAACAATAATATTATAGATGAACAAAGATTAAAAAGAGTCGCTTTTAATAGACCTACTAATTATTACTGGTTCACAATGATGCCTAAATTACTAGATCCAGGTATAAATTATGAATATGTAAAGGAAGAGACTATAAACAATAATACCTACGATATCGTCAAAGTATCATTTGAATCTGCAGATAATTCACCCAAGGATATTTATCAACTGTATATCAATCGCGATACAAAATTAGTAGACCAATTTTTATTTACTGTTGCAGACTTCAATAAAATGAAACCTTCCTTAATGCAAATGGAATATGAAAATATTGATGGATTGTTAATACCTACTAAAAGAAAATATAAAGCATCTGACTGGCAAGCAACGATAACAGATGCTCCTTGGATTCATGTAAATTGGACAAATATAAAATTCAACAATGATATAAATGACCAAGACTTTCAGAACAAAGCCATATAG
- a CDS encoding nucleoside-diphosphate kinase translates to MATNRTFTMIKPDGVENGHIGAILEKITASGFRIVAMKLTQMTKADAETFYAVHNERPFFGELVEFMTRGPIVAAILEKENAVADFRTLIGATNPADAAEGTIRQLYATSMGENAVHGSDSDENAAIEGAFHFSGREMF, encoded by the coding sequence ATGGCAACTAATAGAACATTTACAATGATTAAGCCTGATGGCGTTGAAAACGGACACATCGGTGCTATACTTGAAAAAATTACTGCGAGCGGTTTTAGAATCGTAGCGATGAAATTAACTCAAATGACTAAGGCAGATGCTGAAACTTTTTATGCTGTGCATAATGAGCGTCCATTCTTTGGTGAGTTAGTTGAATTTATGACTCGTGGACCTATCGTTGCTGCGATTCTTGAAAAAGAAAATGCAGTTGCAGATTTCCGTACGCTTATAGGTGCTACGAACCCAGCAGATGCTGCTGAAGGTACTATACGCCAGTTATATGCAACTAGTATGGGAGAAAATGCTGTACACGGTAGTGACAGTGATGAAAATGCTGCCATAGAAGGAGCATTCCATTTCTCTGGTCGCGAGATGTTTTAA